A part of Drosophila ananassae strain 14024-0371.13 chromosome 2R, ASM1763931v2, whole genome shotgun sequence genomic DNA contains:
- the LOC6506214 gene encoding pneumococcal serine-rich repeat protein isoform X3 yields the protein MSAPNDGGAGGGPGAVGGGGGSTATAPSAHPAVAAKITHVKSDGGGGISISGTPILSGGTIKVAAANPAQQPISLSTGQATTAASIRAIGAGGQSTQVRVVMPMIKQLENVTATGRTQITAIPAAPARSVSNASITVTRPVTQATYLPRASVTATQMGGVGVGVGQRLVTPLRATSSASATVTPAAPTGISTTGGFIRGATASVSRSGVAVSTQPPSTVISSSNSAAWMQSPTGQVQLIRAIPQPRQRIITTSAGVSSANVVTTANPVQAPTALSVSAAQTLTPQSTGPAGVPQAYVATVLPQRQQQATLVYSSNVSTPNANPNPGQQFNSRFAVATPTGGVTTTTPGGTTVTSRQVRPISLGKGFTGAKLNTTSISIRAPHPQLNASVTPSQTPVSVSGGATVAPGRGPGGAGAALTATNLPTTRIIQLQQPATAATQQIIGSAARLAGNVMLQPFLMSTSAAAKMGIRPPVTMTAKVQPSLTITQLNPIGKLSTAGSTGTPTMTPQGVTSIQAVPVPSVSASVVTPSPVTGATAAAGGATVLPLTISGRGEAVGPAGNILTGTLTPIKNASGITVGKMMMAPTTAAAPGSDVTVSSGATVTGFQRTWNPVVASQSQLMKIDEKGSAATIYYESMPASSSTGVLSLTTTTVTQSSQSQAQLVSSAGGSSLSVSSLPFASHASASGAAGSGAGSQATFTVLPSGAAGAAATRTIGHQQLIIPTAANSAPPQHMVIPLHTSVKVTTGAGNPQQAGGSGALVPNFMRKRDAEGSPIRAAKNLGPTLLSMASNSNSATNSGSTFSLKPVFVAVPSSVSSALTVEALAKKERERVAHGAPSNAPTVASSETTISTTRNLRAESPASSDGSTTVSANSSPGVDQQLQDRIGEPSTARGTSGRDNATHFNPINEMYSSHQGHSSMGARGSSFVDVQAPTPQQQQPQQPTPHVAGSAQLAQQPGTRMNGTGSSSSSSYDCSARKKPRRSTNDSQHSTQSQASLSLPPPSAEPTPTAAAAYMQKHNNGGLLVAAPAPGVAPNSAPVEANHRNSTPAVAGNKENANPVDFVIRRPRNCALLNTYKPTHKLATNHFHRYTDVKPREERRATVIDLANQPNVREKINGWKIYHLRTQMEDLNESEMVSLGQLETMLQALEKDKDKHSEIERVSELLKGNIQRSKIITDGINEAQNQLMKIFEHKPHVSDIISRCASKRNFKKREKM from the exons ATGAGCGCCCCAAATGATGGCGGCGCGGGAGGCGGACCAGGAGCGGTGGGAGGCGGCGGCGGAAGTACAGCTACAGCACCATCAG CGCACCCGGCGGTGGCCGCCAAGATCACCCATGTCAAGTCGGACGGCGGCGGCGGGATCTCCATTTCGGGTACTCCCATCCTCAGCGGCGGGACAATCAAAGTGGCAGCCGCCAATCCCGCCCAGCAACCCATTTCTCTCAGCACGGGACAGGCCACCACGGCAGCTTCCATCAGAGCCATCGGGGCGGGAGGTCAGTCCACGCAGGTGCGTGTTGTCATGCCGATGATCAAGCAGCTGGAGAACGTCACGGCGACGGGTAGGACGCAGATTACGGCGATACCAGCAGCTCCGGCCAGAAGTGTCTCGAATGCTTCCATCACCGTAACCAGGCCGGTGACCCAGGCCACATATCTGCCGAGGGCCAGCGTCACTGCCACCCAGATGGGTGGCGTGGGAGTCGGGGTGGGCCAGCGTCTAGTAACCCCTCTCAGAGCCACATCGTCCGCTTCGGCCACTGTGACACCAGCAGCTCCCACGGGTATTAGCACAACTGGTGGCTTTATCCGCGGAGCAACCGCTTCCGTGAGCAGGAGTGGAGTGGCGGTGTCTACGCAGCCACCGTCCACAGTGATCTCGTCCAGCAACAGCGCCGCCTGGATGCAGAGTCCCACGGGACAGGTGCAACTGATCCGTGCCATCCCCCAGCCGCGACAAAGGATCATCACCACGTCGGCGGGCGTTAGCAGTGCCAATGTGGTAACCACGGCTAATCCGGTCCAAGCACCAACGG CTCTTTCAGTTTCTGCTGCCCAAACGCTGACGCCGCAGTCCACGGGACCGGCAGGTGTTCCCCAAGCCTACGTGGCCACTGTCTTGCCACAGAGGCAGCAACAGGCCACTCTGGTCTACTCCTCAAACGTGTCCACCCCGAACGCAAATCCCAATCCTGGCCAGCAGTTTAATTCCCGTTTCGCTGTGGCTACGCCCACTGGGGGAGTAACGACCACAACACCCGGGGGAACTACAGTCACTTCGCGACAAGTGCGACCCATATCGTTGGGGAAGGGCTTTACAGGAGCCAAGTTGAACACGACGAGCATCAGTATCAGGGCACCCCACCCCCAGCTCAATGCCAGCGTTACTCCTTCCCAGACGCCCGTTAGTGTCTCGGGAGGAGCGACAGTGGCGCCGGGACGAGGGCCAGGTGGTGCTGGAGCCGCTCTGACGGCTACGAATCTGCCCACCACGCGGATCATACAACTGCAGCAGCCGGCGACGGCAGCCACGCAGCAGATAATCGGATCGGCTGCTCGCCTGGCTGGCAATGTGATGCTGCAGCCCTTTTTGATGAGCACTTCGGCGGCAGCTAAGATGG GCATTCGTCCCCCAGTTACCATGACGGCCAAGGTGCAGCCCTCACTGACCATTACGCAGCTGAATCCCATCGGCAAACTATCCACGGCCGGATCAACCGGCACACCGACCATGACCCCGCAGGGTGTGACCAGCATCCAGGCGGTGCCAGTACCGAGTGTCTCGGCTAGTGTGGTGACTCCCAGTCCGGTAACCGGAGCGACTGCAGCTGCTGGTGGCGCCACCGTGCTGCCCCTGACCATAAGCGGCAGGGGAGAAGCCGTCGGACCCGCAGGCAACATCCTCACGGGCACCTTGACTCCCATTAAGAATGCCAGTGGCATCACCGTGGGCAAGATGATGATGGCGCCGACAACGGCTGCGGCACCAGGCTCGGATGTTACTGTTAGCAGTGGAGCTACAGTGACCGGGTTTCAGCGTACTTGGAATCCAGTGGTGGCTTCCCAGAGCCAATTGATGAAG ATTGATGAAAAGGGTAGTGCAGCTACGATCTACTACGAATCAATGCCGGCATCCTCGTCCACTGGCGTACTCTCGTTGACCACCACCACCGTGACTCAGAGCAGTCAGTCCCAAGCCCAATTGGTGAGCAGTGCTGGCGGAAGCAGCTTATCCGTTTCTTCGCTGCCATTTGCCAGCCATGCCTCGGCATCCGGAGCAGCAGGTTCCGGGGCTGGATCACAAGCCACCTTTACAGTGCTACCGTCCGGGGCGGCTGGAGCGGCGGCTACCCGAACTATCGGCCATCAGCAACTGATAATACCAACGGCGGCGAACAGTGCCCCGCCGCAGCACATGGTCATCCCGTTGCACACGTCCGTAAAGGTGACCACGGGAGCAGGCAACCCCCAGCAGGCGGGCGGAAGTGGAGCACTGGTGCCCAACTTCATGCGCAAACGAGACGCCGAGGGCTCGCCCATTCGGGCAGCCAAGAACCTGGGACCCACGTTGCTCTCCATGGCCAGTAACTCGAACAGTGCCACCAACTCCGGTTCCACGTTCAGTTTGAAACCCGTTTTTGTGGCGGTGCCCTCGTCGGTTAGCTCGGCACTCACGGTGGAGgctttggccaaaaaggaaaGGGAGCGGGTGGCCCATGGAGCCCCCAGTAATGCACCCACGGTAGCATCTTCTGAGACTACCATCTCGACCACAAGAAATCTCCGTGCCGAGTCCCCGGCGTCCTCGGATGGTTCTACTACAGTATCGGCGAACTCTTCGCCTGGCGTGGATCAGCAGTTGCAGGACAGGATTGGCGAGCCATCGACGGCGAGAGGAACGAGTGGTCGCGACAATGCCACGCATTTCAATCCCATAAATGAG ATGTACTCCTCGCATCAGGGACACTCGTCGATGGGAGCTCGTGGCAGCTCCTTTGTAGATGTCCAAGCACCAACgccgcaacagcagcaacctCAGCAGCCGACGCCCCACGTGGCGGGATCTGCGCAATTGGCACAGCAACCAGGAACGCGAATGAATGGCAccggcagcagctccagttCGAGCTACGATTGTTCCGCCAGGAAGAAACCACGAAGATCGAC TAATGACAGTCAGCACTCAACCCAGAGCCAGGCATCCTTGTCACTGCCACCACCGAGTGCGGAACCTACACCTACTGCTGCAGCAGCCTACATGCAGAAGCACAACAATGGAGGTCTACTGGTGGCAGCACCTGCGCCGGGAGTGGCTCCCAATAGTGCCCCAGTCGAGGCCAACCATCGGAACAGCACACCAGCAGTGGCGGGCAACAAGGAGAACGCCAATCCCGTCGACTTTGTTATTCGGCGTCCGCGCAACTGTGCTTTGCTGAAT acctataagcccACCCACAAGCTGGCCACCAATCACTTCCATCGATACACGGATGTGAAGCCCAGGGAGGAGCGACGAGCCACAGTCATTGATTTGGCCAATCAGCCCAATGTGCGGGAGAAGATAAATGGATGGAAGATCTATCACTTACGGACGCAAATGGAAGACTTG AACGAATCTGAGATGGTCAGCCTGGGGCAGCTAGAAACCATGCTACAAGCTCTGGAAAAGGACAAGGACAAGCACAGCGAAATAGAGCGCGTTAGTGAGCTGCTAAAG GGCAATATCCAGCGGAGTAAAATCATCACGGATGGCATCAACGAGGCCCAGAATCAGCTTATGAAAATCTTTGAGCACAAGCCCCACGTCTCAGACATCATTAGCCGCTGTGCCTCCAAGCGCAACTTCAAGAAGCGAGAGAAAATGTAG
- the LOC6506214 gene encoding pneumococcal serine-rich repeat protein isoform X2 translates to MSAPNDGGAGGGPGAVGGGGGSTATAPSAPAPLKTIKIRTQPFLPHAPSLLSSVQVTSSSSVAPATASASASLVSHSNPPFQLRGVINKYSLPSTHLLQSSAAHPAVAAKITHVKSDGGGGISISGTPILSGGTIKVAAANPAQQPISLSTGQATTAASIRAIGAGGQSTQVRVVMPMIKQLENVTATGRTQITAIPAAPARSVSNASITVTRPVTQATYLPRASVTATQMGGVGVGVGQRLVTPLRATSSASATVTPAAPTGISTTGGFIRGATASVSRSGVAVSTQPPSTVISSSNSAAWMQSPTGQVQLIRAIPQPRQRIITTSAGVSSANVVTTANPVQAPTALSVSAAQTLTPQSTGPAGVPQAYVATVLPQRQQQATLVYSSNVSTPNANPNPGQQFNSRFAVATPTGGVTTTTPGGTTVTSRQVRPISLGKGFTGAKLNTTSISIRAPHPQLNASVTPSQTPVSVSGGATVAPGRGPGGAGAALTATNLPTTRIIQLQQPATAATQQIIGSAARLAGNVMLQPFLMSTSAAAKMGIRPPVTMTAKVQPSLTITQLNPIGKLSTAGSTGTPTMTPQGVTSIQAVPVPSVSASVVTPSPVTGATAAAGGATVLPLTISGRGEAVGPAGNILTGTLTPIKNASGITVGKMMMAPTTAAAPGSDVTVSSGATVTGFQRTWNPVVASQSQLMKIDEKGSAATIYYESMPASSSTGVLSLTTTTVTQSSQSQAQLVSSAGGSSLSVSSLPFASHASASGAAGSGAGSQATFTVLPSGAAGAAATRTIGHQQLIIPTAANSAPPQHMVIPLHTSVKVTTGAGNPQQAGGSGALVPNFMRKRDAEGSPIRAAKNLGPTLLSMASNSNSATNSGSTFSLKPVFVAVPSSVSSALTVEALAKKERERVAHGAPSNAPTVASSETTISTTRNLRAESPASSDGSTTVSANSSPGVDQQLQDRIGEPSTARGTSGRDNATHFNPINEMYSSHQGHSSMGARGSSFVDVQAPTPQQQQPQQPTPHVAGSAQLAQQPGTRMNGTGSSSSSSYDCSARKKPRRSTNDSQHSTQSQASLSLPPPSAEPTPTAAAAYMQKHNNGGLLVAAPAPGVAPNSAPVEANHRNSTPAVAGNKENANPVDFVIRRPRNCALLNTYKPTHKLATNHFHRYTDVKPREERRATVIDLANQPNVREKINGWKIYHLRTQMEDLNESEMVSLGQLETMLQALEKDKDKHSEIERVSELLKGNIQRSKIITDGINEAQNQLMKIFEHKPHVSDIISRCASKRNFKKREKM, encoded by the exons ATGAGCGCCCCAAATGATGGCGGCGCGGGAGGCGGACCAGGAGCGGTGGGAGGCGGCGGCGGAAGTACAGCTACAGCACCATCAG CCCCAGCCCCCCTGAAAACCATTAAGATACGCACCCAGCCATTTCTTCCTCATGCACCATCATTGCTGTCATCGGTTCAAGTCACTTCATCGTCATCGGTGGCACCCGCaaccgcatccgcatccgcatccctGGTATCACACTCAAATCCGCCCTTTCAGCTGCGCGGCGTCATTAACAAGTACTCATTGCCGTCCACCCATTTACTCCAATCCTCTGCAGCGCACCCGGCGGTGGCCGCCAAGATCACCCATGTCAAGTCGGACGGCGGCGGCGGGATCTCCATTTCGGGTACTCCCATCCTCAGCGGCGGGACAATCAAAGTGGCAGCCGCCAATCCCGCCCAGCAACCCATTTCTCTCAGCACGGGACAGGCCACCACGGCAGCTTCCATCAGAGCCATCGGGGCGGGAGGTCAGTCCACGCAGGTGCGTGTTGTCATGCCGATGATCAAGCAGCTGGAGAACGTCACGGCGACGGGTAGGACGCAGATTACGGCGATACCAGCAGCTCCGGCCAGAAGTGTCTCGAATGCTTCCATCACCGTAACCAGGCCGGTGACCCAGGCCACATATCTGCCGAGGGCCAGCGTCACTGCCACCCAGATGGGTGGCGTGGGAGTCGGGGTGGGCCAGCGTCTAGTAACCCCTCTCAGAGCCACATCGTCCGCTTCGGCCACTGTGACACCAGCAGCTCCCACGGGTATTAGCACAACTGGTGGCTTTATCCGCGGAGCAACCGCTTCCGTGAGCAGGAGTGGAGTGGCGGTGTCTACGCAGCCACCGTCCACAGTGATCTCGTCCAGCAACAGCGCCGCCTGGATGCAGAGTCCCACGGGACAGGTGCAACTGATCCGTGCCATCCCCCAGCCGCGACAAAGGATCATCACCACGTCGGCGGGCGTTAGCAGTGCCAATGTGGTAACCACGGCTAATCCGGTCCAAGCACCAACGG CTCTTTCAGTTTCTGCTGCCCAAACGCTGACGCCGCAGTCCACGGGACCGGCAGGTGTTCCCCAAGCCTACGTGGCCACTGTCTTGCCACAGAGGCAGCAACAGGCCACTCTGGTCTACTCCTCAAACGTGTCCACCCCGAACGCAAATCCCAATCCTGGCCAGCAGTTTAATTCCCGTTTCGCTGTGGCTACGCCCACTGGGGGAGTAACGACCACAACACCCGGGGGAACTACAGTCACTTCGCGACAAGTGCGACCCATATCGTTGGGGAAGGGCTTTACAGGAGCCAAGTTGAACACGACGAGCATCAGTATCAGGGCACCCCACCCCCAGCTCAATGCCAGCGTTACTCCTTCCCAGACGCCCGTTAGTGTCTCGGGAGGAGCGACAGTGGCGCCGGGACGAGGGCCAGGTGGTGCTGGAGCCGCTCTGACGGCTACGAATCTGCCCACCACGCGGATCATACAACTGCAGCAGCCGGCGACGGCAGCCACGCAGCAGATAATCGGATCGGCTGCTCGCCTGGCTGGCAATGTGATGCTGCAGCCCTTTTTGATGAGCACTTCGGCGGCAGCTAAGATGG GCATTCGTCCCCCAGTTACCATGACGGCCAAGGTGCAGCCCTCACTGACCATTACGCAGCTGAATCCCATCGGCAAACTATCCACGGCCGGATCAACCGGCACACCGACCATGACCCCGCAGGGTGTGACCAGCATCCAGGCGGTGCCAGTACCGAGTGTCTCGGCTAGTGTGGTGACTCCCAGTCCGGTAACCGGAGCGACTGCAGCTGCTGGTGGCGCCACCGTGCTGCCCCTGACCATAAGCGGCAGGGGAGAAGCCGTCGGACCCGCAGGCAACATCCTCACGGGCACCTTGACTCCCATTAAGAATGCCAGTGGCATCACCGTGGGCAAGATGATGATGGCGCCGACAACGGCTGCGGCACCAGGCTCGGATGTTACTGTTAGCAGTGGAGCTACAGTGACCGGGTTTCAGCGTACTTGGAATCCAGTGGTGGCTTCCCAGAGCCAATTGATGAAG ATTGATGAAAAGGGTAGTGCAGCTACGATCTACTACGAATCAATGCCGGCATCCTCGTCCACTGGCGTACTCTCGTTGACCACCACCACCGTGACTCAGAGCAGTCAGTCCCAAGCCCAATTGGTGAGCAGTGCTGGCGGAAGCAGCTTATCCGTTTCTTCGCTGCCATTTGCCAGCCATGCCTCGGCATCCGGAGCAGCAGGTTCCGGGGCTGGATCACAAGCCACCTTTACAGTGCTACCGTCCGGGGCGGCTGGAGCGGCGGCTACCCGAACTATCGGCCATCAGCAACTGATAATACCAACGGCGGCGAACAGTGCCCCGCCGCAGCACATGGTCATCCCGTTGCACACGTCCGTAAAGGTGACCACGGGAGCAGGCAACCCCCAGCAGGCGGGCGGAAGTGGAGCACTGGTGCCCAACTTCATGCGCAAACGAGACGCCGAGGGCTCGCCCATTCGGGCAGCCAAGAACCTGGGACCCACGTTGCTCTCCATGGCCAGTAACTCGAACAGTGCCACCAACTCCGGTTCCACGTTCAGTTTGAAACCCGTTTTTGTGGCGGTGCCCTCGTCGGTTAGCTCGGCACTCACGGTGGAGgctttggccaaaaaggaaaGGGAGCGGGTGGCCCATGGAGCCCCCAGTAATGCACCCACGGTAGCATCTTCTGAGACTACCATCTCGACCACAAGAAATCTCCGTGCCGAGTCCCCGGCGTCCTCGGATGGTTCTACTACAGTATCGGCGAACTCTTCGCCTGGCGTGGATCAGCAGTTGCAGGACAGGATTGGCGAGCCATCGACGGCGAGAGGAACGAGTGGTCGCGACAATGCCACGCATTTCAATCCCATAAATGAG ATGTACTCCTCGCATCAGGGACACTCGTCGATGGGAGCTCGTGGCAGCTCCTTTGTAGATGTCCAAGCACCAACgccgcaacagcagcaacctCAGCAGCCGACGCCCCACGTGGCGGGATCTGCGCAATTGGCACAGCAACCAGGAACGCGAATGAATGGCAccggcagcagctccagttCGAGCTACGATTGTTCCGCCAGGAAGAAACCACGAAGATCGAC TAATGACAGTCAGCACTCAACCCAGAGCCAGGCATCCTTGTCACTGCCACCACCGAGTGCGGAACCTACACCTACTGCTGCAGCAGCCTACATGCAGAAGCACAACAATGGAGGTCTACTGGTGGCAGCACCTGCGCCGGGAGTGGCTCCCAATAGTGCCCCAGTCGAGGCCAACCATCGGAACAGCACACCAGCAGTGGCGGGCAACAAGGAGAACGCCAATCCCGTCGACTTTGTTATTCGGCGTCCGCGCAACTGTGCTTTGCTGAAT acctataagcccACCCACAAGCTGGCCACCAATCACTTCCATCGATACACGGATGTGAAGCCCAGGGAGGAGCGACGAGCCACAGTCATTGATTTGGCCAATCAGCCCAATGTGCGGGAGAAGATAAATGGATGGAAGATCTATCACTTACGGACGCAAATGGAAGACTTG AACGAATCTGAGATGGTCAGCCTGGGGCAGCTAGAAACCATGCTACAAGCTCTGGAAAAGGACAAGGACAAGCACAGCGAAATAGAGCGCGTTAGTGAGCTGCTAAAG GGCAATATCCAGCGGAGTAAAATCATCACGGATGGCATCAACGAGGCCCAGAATCAGCTTATGAAAATCTTTGAGCACAAGCCCCACGTCTCAGACATCATTAGCCGCTGTGCCTCCAAGCGCAACTTCAAGAAGCGAGAGAAAATGTAG